CATCCACCCCGGCGCGGTGTCCGGCGGGACGCCCTGCCCCGTGGCCTCCACGGCCCGCTCGTCCCCCTCGCCCATGGCCCGCCCCCCGGGGCGCACGCTCCCCAGCGGCTGCCCGGGCGGGGCCAGCTCGGGCCCGACGTCGCCGGTGATGAGCCGCGCCCCGCGGGCCCAGGTCACGTACGACCAGGCCCACTGCAGGAACACGGAGACGCGGTTGCGGAAGCCGATCAGGTAGAACACGTGCACGAAGAGCCAGAGGATCCACGCCAGCCAGCCGAACAGCTTCAGCTCGCCCAGCTCCAGGATGGCCCTGCGGCGCCCGATGGTGGCCAGGTTCCCCTTATTGGTGTAGCGGAAGCGGGCCCGCGGCTCCCCGCGGAGGATGCGCCTGAGGTTCCCGGCGACGAAGCGCCCCTGCTGCATGGCGACCGGTGCCACCCCGGGGAGCGGCTCCCCGTCCGGCCCGGCGAGGTGGGCCAGGTCGCCGATCACGAACACCTCCGGGTGCCCGGGGATGGAGAGGTCCGGCTCCACCTGCACGCGCCCCACCCGGTCGGTGGGGACGCCGAGCGCCCGCCCCAGCGGCGAGGCGGTGACCCCCGCCGCCCAGACCACGTTGCGGGCGGGGATCCGCTCCTCGCCCACGCACACCGCGTCGGCCTCCACCCGCGTGACGATGGCCCCGGTCCGCACCTCCACCCCCAGCTCGCGGAGCGCCCGCTCCGCGTCGTCGGAGAGCCCCGGGTCGTACGCGGCGAGGACGCGGGGGCCGCCTTCCAGGAGGATGATGCGCGCGGTGGAGGGATCGATGCGCCGGAAGTCGCGTACCAGCGAGTGGCGGGCGATCTCCGCCATGGCGCCGGCCAG
This genomic window from Longimicrobiaceae bacterium contains:
- a CDS encoding NAD(P)/FAD-dependent oxidoreductase, encoding MSYQEPDLPHVVIVGGGFGGLRAAKELRRAPVRITLIDRRNHHLFQPLLYQVATAALSPADIASPIRGILHRQRNTAVLLAEVTGFDLEARRVLLGDGGTVAYDFLVVASGATHHYFGHPEWEPIAPGLKTIEDATEIRRRFLLAFEAAEQEPDPEERRALLTFVVVGAGPTGVELAGAMAEIARHSLVRDFRRIDPSTARIILLEGGPRVLAAYDPGLSDDAERALRELGVEVRTGAIVTRVEADAVCVGEERIPARNVVWAAGVTASPLGRALGVPTDRVGRVQVEPDLSIPGHPEVFVIGDLAHLAGPDGEPLPGVAPVAMQQGRFVAGNLRRILRGEPRARFRYTNKGNLATIGRRRAILELGELKLFGWLAWILWLFVHVFYLIGFRNRVSVFLQWAWSYVTWARGARLITGDVGPELAPPGQPLGSVRPGGRAMGEGDERAVEATGQGVPPDTAPGWM